The genomic window ACGCTGTCGGTGGCGCATCGCGCGGCCATGGAGAGCGAGCTGGACGGCCTTCGCGCCGCCGTCGCCCGGGACGAGCTCGGCTGGCGCGCGGGGGAGACCTCGATGCTGCGCCTGACGCCGGAGGAGCGGCTTCGGCGCCTCGCGGAGCGGCCGTGGCCGCAGACGTCGCGGGGGGGCGAAGCCGCGCGCGGGAAGGGCCGCAAGACCCTGCCGCCCAGGATCGACTGGCGCGACGCCCGCGGCGACTTCGTCAGCGGCGTGCGCGAGCAGGCCAGCTGCGCCGACGGCTGGATCTTCGCGGCCACCGGCGCCCTCGAGAGCGCCTTCCTGCGCGCCACGAAGGGCGGGCGGCTGCCGGACTTCGACCTCGCCGAGCAGCAGGCGCTGAGCTGCCTCGACGACTACGGCCTCGGCCGCGGCTGCGAGGGCGGCTGGCCGGAGGACGTCTTCTGGCTTGCCGAGAACGTCGGCCTGCTCGAGGAGGGCTGCCAGCCCTACGCCGGCGATCCGCAGCGCGCCTGCGACAGCCACTGCCCCGACGCCGACGCGCGCCGCTGGCGCTTCGCCGCCGACGGGCTGGTCTGCGCCGCGGCGGATCCCGTCGCCATCAAGCGCGCGCTCGTGGAGCGCGGGCCCCTGGTCACCACGCTGAGCGTGGACGCGGGCTTCATGGCCTACGCCGGCGGGGTGTACCGCCCGCTGGGGCCGGTGCTGGGCTATCACGCCCTGCTGCTCGTGGGCTATGACGACGCCGAGGGCTGCTTCCTCGTCAAGAACAGCTGGGGCGAGGGCTGGGGCGAAGCGGGCTTCGCGCGCATCGCCTACGACGCCGACTGCGACCTGGGCAACTGGACGCGCTGGGTGGAGTTCGACCCGAGCGCCATGGGGCCTTTCGCGGCGATGAAGCCCTCCGCCCAGCGCGCGCGCAGCGGCGAGTCGCTCACCTTCCGCGACCGCTCGCTCGGCGTGAATGCGCCGATCACCGTCTGGGAGTGGGACCTCGACGGCGACGGCGACGTGGACGCCACCGGCCCCGGGCCGCAGCGTTTCGTCTACATGAGCGCGGGCCGCTACACGCCCACCCTGCGCGTGGTGGACGCCCAGGGCCGCGAGGCGCGCCGCGCGCTGGAGGGCGGCGTGGAGATCGTCTTCGATGGCCCGCTCTGGACCGTGGACGCCGCGGCCGGCGCCCCCGACGGCGACGGCAGCCCCGCGCGCCCCTTCGCCGACATCCAGCAGGCCATCAACGCCGCGGCGCCGGGCGACACGGTGCGCGTGCTGCCGGGCGTCTACCGCGGCGCGATGAACACGGCCCTCGACAACGCCGGCAAGGCGCTGCTGCTGCTGGCCGCCGGCGAGCCGGGCGACGTGCGCATCGACGGCGAGGGCGAGCATCGCCTGCTCCGACTCGACGCCGCCGGCACGCCGGTGGGCAGCGCGTCGCCGCTCGTACGCCTCGAGGGCTTCACGCTGGAGCGCGGCGCCGATCCGCTGCGAGGCGGGGGCATCCTCGCCGAGGGCGTGAGCCTCGAACTCGTCGACTGCACTGTCGAGAACTGCCAGACGCTCAAGGACGTCGGCGCCGGCGGCGCGATCTGGTGCGACCGCGATCTGCGCCTCGAGCGGTGCAGCTTCCTCGAGAACCGCAGCGGCGGCGACGGCGGCGCGATTTTCGCCGCCGGCGGCAGCGTGCAGCTCGACGGCTGCCGCTTCGACGCCAACGCCGCGGGCGCCGAGGGCGGCGCGCTCTGGCAGGGCGGCGGCGTGCTGGCCGCGGCGCGCAGCGCCTTCGTGGACAACGCGGCGCTCCTGCGCGGCGGCGCGCTGGGTCTGCTCGGCGTGAACGCGGGCCTCGACGCCCTGCGCTTCACCGGCAACGTGGTCACGGCCCCCGCCGGCGACCTCCGCGGCGGCGGCGCGGTGGCCTGGGAGGCGCCCGGCGCCGACCTGCTCGTCACCAACTGCCTCTTCACGGGCAACGAAGCCCCGGAGGGCGGCGCGCTGCGCGCCGACGGCGGACGCCTCAGCGGCGCACAGCTCACCTTCTGGGGCAACCGCGCCCTGCGCCGCGGCGGCGCCCTGGCGCTCATGGGGACGGGCGAGGCCGACCCCGTGATCGCGAACAGCATCCTCTGGGGCGACGCGGCGCCCGAGGGGTCGGAGTTCGCGGCGCCCGGCGGCGCGGAGTTCCGTCACTGCGTGCTGGCCGGCGGCGCCGGCGGCAAGCTCGTAATCGACCTCGACCCGCGCTTCCGCGACCCCGACGGCGGCGACTTCTCCCTCGACGACGACAGCCCCTGCCTCGGCGCTGGCGCCCGCGAGGGCGTGCCCGCCCTCGACCTCGACGGCGAACCCCGCCCGCAGCCCGCCGGCAGCCTGCCCGACCTGGGCGCGCTCGAGTCGCCGCTCACGGGGTCCACCGCCGCGCCCGAGACCGCGCCGAGCGGCCTCGTCTTCGGCGGCGCCTATCCCAACCCCTTCAATCCGCGCACGACCTTCAGCTTCTCGCTGCCCGCGCCCGGCGACGTGACGCTCCAGGTCTTCCAGTCCTCCGGCCGCCAGGTGGCCGAGGTGCTGGAGCCGCAGCCCCTGGCCGCCGGCGACCACAGCGTGCCCTGGGTCGCGCGCGACGAGGCCGGCCAGCCCCTGGCCAGCGGGATCTACCTCGCGCGGCTCTCGGTGCACTACGCCGACGGCGGCGAGGACCGCGCGATGCAGAAGGTGCTGCTGGTCAAATAGCCGCGCTCGCGAGTGCTTTGCCTCGCTTCGCACGGACGTGAGGCGCTCGGCCAAAGCACTCGCTCGCTGGCGTGGCACTCAAACTTGACTCGCCTGTCCTGAAACCCGCCCCCGGGGGCGGGAGGCTGGGGCGCGCCGTGCGATTCCGTGCACTTGCCCCCTTGCCCCGCGAAGAAGAATACTATACATTGGTATCCATGACAAGGGGTGGGATGCAGTTTCTTTCGAAGTCGGACGGAAGTTGCGACGGGACTGGCGGCCCTGCACGCGGGAGCTCTCCACCCGCCCCCGGGGGCGGGTGGCCATGCTACAATTGGAGAATGAAGCCGACGATTGCCTCTGTTGGGAGTGCCTGGCTAGTCGTGATTGCCGTGCTGGGGGCGGGACCCGCGCGCTCTGCGACGCACCTGGTACCAGAGGGGCACTCGACGATCCAGGGGGCACTGGCTGCTGCGGCGTCCGGCGACACGGTCAGCATCGCGCCGGGCACCTACTACGAGCACGACCTTGTGTGGCCGCCGGGGGTCCTGATACTTGGCAGAGCAAGCAGCCCAGAACAGGTCGTGATCGATGGCCAGTTTCAAGGGCAGATCGTAGGTGGCGAGAACCTCGTCGGCGGGTCCGAGATCGGCTTTCTGACTCTCAGAGGTGGACTCGGGGCGGGGCTCTACGGCAGCGGGCTTCTGGCCAGCGGCGAAGCCTTCATCCATGACATCACGATCGAAGATTGTTCGGCCTCTCATGCGATCTACGGCATTGGCCTCTGTTCACTCGGCAAGATCACGATCTCGGACTGCACGCTGCGCCGAAACACCTCGACGGCTGCTGGTACCCATGGCGGGGGGGCCTATCTGGCCAGCACAGGGCTAGGACTGACCTTCAGCATTTCGAATCTGGAAGTACATGAGAATGACGCGGAGCACGGGGCTGGAGTCTATGTGAACGGTTCACAGGGGACCATCTCCGGCCTGTACGCGCACGACAATCTTGGCTCCGGGCTCTCGGTATACGATGGGGACTGGGGGACCGGGCCCAGGGTCGAGAACTCCCTGTTCATCTCGAATGAGGGGTCGGGGGTCACCTTTGACGCAAGCCTGATCATGCAAAGTTGTACCGTGGTCGACAATGGTCCCGCGGGTTCCTGGATCGGCGGCATCAGTTGCGGTTCCACCTGGGACCATCCGCACAACCCGAGCATCACTCAGTGCATCGTGTTCGACAACAGAGGGTCGGGGATCAGCTGGTTGGATCCAACTTCGTTCGCGCTCAGCTGCAACGACGTCTACGGCAACGCCTACGCGAACTA from Candidatus Latescibacterota bacterium includes these protein-coding regions:
- a CDS encoding right-handed parallel beta-helix repeat-containing protein, with product MKPTIASVGSAWLVVIAVLGAGPARSATHLVPEGHSTIQGALAAAASGDTVSIAPGTYYEHDLVWPPGVLILGRASSPEQVVIDGQFQGQIVGGENLVGGSEIGFLTLRGGLGAGLYGSGLLASGEAFIHDITIEDCSASHAIYGIGLCSLGKITISDCTLRRNTSTAAGTHGGGAYLASTGLGLTFSISNLEVHENDAEHGAGVYVNGSQGTISGLYAHDNLGSGLSVYDGDWGTGPRVENSLFISNEGSGVTFDASLIMQSCTVVDNGPAGSWIGGISCGSTWDHPHNPSITQCIVFDNRGSGISWLDPTSFALSCNDVYGNAYANYVNLADQTGLNGNLSEDPRFCGRGGSPYALAADSPCAPDNNGCGVLMGAFPVACEGTATESRNWSSIKALY